DNA from Tripterygium wilfordii isolate XIE 37 chromosome 15, ASM1340144v1, whole genome shotgun sequence:
CACCTCACACTCACCCTCGCGGCACAGAGATCCTTGTAGTCGTCGAAGGACAACTTTATGTTGGATTTGTCACGTCCAACGCAGACAATAACCGTCTATTCACTAAAATCCTAAACCCAGGAGATGTCTTTGTGTTCCCAATCGGTCTCATTCATTTCCAACTCAATATTGGGAAGACCAACGCTGTTGCTTTTGCGGGTTTGAGCAGTCAGAATCCCGGTGTCATTACAATAGCAAGTTCTGTGTTCGGGTCAAATCCTCCGATCAATCCTGATGTACTCACCAAGGCATTTCAAGTGGACAAGAACGTTGTGAACTACTTACAGAAACAGTTTTGGCCTAGCAATTGAAAATATTTATCTTCATTAGTACCTCATTGAGGTCATATCATATAGTCATTTTATAATAAAGAGGTGTGTATTGTGCCTCAATCTCAGTTCTGGTTTTGTACAACTGGCTTCTCCCATGTTTGTTCTGATTAATGATAATAAAGTAATTCCATCCTCGAGTAGAGCTGGTATTCGCACatcatggcttagttggtgacaTAGGTTGGCAAAgcccctatgttaaagggtggtgAGATCGGGGGTACGATTCTCACCACCAACAACCTACCTGCTGTGATAAACTCAggggagaggggttgggggtagcggcccatgggcccggcttggagatgggccgttacagCTTCTGTTTAGGTTTACATACTGTGTGATAACTTACCGATACCAAAATGTGTGTACTTACCCTTACCTCAAGTGTAGGATATTGGCAAGTAATAATCCGTTGAGTCCAGTATCGTATCCACAAGGAAGCAATGCAATTTGATGGTGAATGACATGTAAACAACTGGCTAATACTAATAAatacaatgaatatcaaaataaggacaatgctagagacccccaaaatatcacccccaaaagtctctcaaatttatgtggcattaaaatagtcattgattaaaaacacgcatgtaggacccacttcacatcaaacactccacattaaatgggggtcttttgggggtctcaagcattattctcaAAATGAATACAAGTAAGAAAgatggccgaatgactcggtagcatatgCAATTTGTAACCAAAAATAAACAAGATTTGATTTGAAACAATTAACTAAAAACCTAGTCCCTAATCCTTCCCGATTGCTATTCGGCTCCCATACTTAAGGTAACATTGCAAACacgcacaaccatacacaatgcattgtgcgatactatcaatcatgcatatgcaatgaGAATTGGGGCGTAAAGACTTTGATtccaacatggaggccatcgGGCCTCTTGGTcaacgatgaacgcaaagggataaacacataattttatggatgaatattcccccttggggctcgacTTAGCTAACATcttagtttcacactcaaagaccaataaaccataactctcccatgcatattccataattaac
Protein-coding regions in this window:
- the LOC119980129 gene encoding germin-like protein subfamily 1 member 14 — encoded protein: MKSVTFLVAFALLASSIASAYDPSPLQDFCVDLNNTKNGVFVNGKFCKDPKLVNANDFFYSGLNIAGNTSNSVGSKVTPVTVNELGGLNTLGISLARIDFAPYGGLNPPHTHPRGTEILVVVEGQLYVGFVTSNADNNRLFTKILNPGDVFVFPIGLIHFQLNIGKTNAVAFAGLSSQNPGVITIASSVFGSNPPINPDVLTKAFQVDKNVVNYLQKQFWPSN